One genomic region from Deinococcus apachensis DSM 19763 encodes:
- a CDS encoding carbohydrate ABC transporter permease produces MRDTIPPQARVQTGVPQATRRRTPGGPIALLMLAPFLIAYLLFFVFPIGRAVQLSLTQSSLTETGPFVGLTNYVQLAGDPDFWASVLHTGQFALYTVIPVTLLGMLMALAVNRLVRARNFAQALFFLPFVLPVSVVTLLWQWILNSSFGLVHNLFGTDIAWFGEPTTAMPMVALVTVWWTVGFNMLLFLAGLQNISREVYEAAQLDGAQGWTAFRTITWPLLWPVTTLVLTLQLISSLKIFAQVYILTGGGPFNSTQVVLQYMYNTAFQNLDAGYASAIAVAFFLIILLVSLMQAALLRGRS; encoded by the coding sequence GTGCGAGACACCATTCCGCCCCAGGCCCGCGTCCAGACCGGCGTTCCGCAGGCCACCCGGAGGCGCACCCCAGGGGGCCCCATCGCCCTCCTGATGCTGGCGCCCTTTCTGATCGCCTACCTGCTGTTCTTCGTCTTTCCCATTGGGCGGGCGGTGCAGCTCAGTCTCACCCAGTCCAGCCTGACCGAGACGGGCCCCTTCGTGGGGCTCACCAACTACGTGCAGCTCGCGGGGGACCCCGACTTCTGGGCGTCGGTGCTGCACACCGGCCAGTTCGCCCTGTACACGGTCATCCCCGTCACGCTGCTCGGGATGCTGATGGCGCTGGCGGTCAACCGCCTGGTGCGGGCGCGGAACTTCGCGCAGGCGCTGTTCTTCCTGCCCTTCGTGCTGCCCGTCAGCGTCGTGACGCTGCTGTGGCAGTGGATTCTCAACTCGTCGTTCGGGCTGGTCCACAACCTGTTCGGCACGGACATCGCGTGGTTCGGGGAACCGACGACCGCCATGCCGATGGTCGCCCTGGTGACGGTGTGGTGGACGGTGGGCTTCAACATGCTGCTGTTCCTCGCCGGTCTGCAGAACATCTCGCGCGAGGTGTACGAGGCGGCCCAGCTCGACGGGGCCCAGGGGTGGACCGCGTTCCGGACGATCACCTGGCCGCTGCTGTGGCCGGTCACGACGCTGGTGCTCACCCTGCAACTGATCTCGTCCCTGAAGATCTTCGCGCAGGTGTACATCCTGACGGGCGGGGGGCCCTTCAACTCGACGCAGGTGGTGCTGCAGTACATGTACAACACGGCCTTCCAGAACCTCGACGCGGGCTACGCCTCGGCCATCGCGGTGGCGTTCTTCCTGATCATCCTGCTGGTGTCGCTGATGCAGGCCGCGCTGCTGCGGGGGCGCTCATGA
- a CDS encoding AAA family ATPase — MRVAPDGASPALVLVIGAPATGKTTLATRLSGELGWPLLSRDRVKEPLRDARLEGERNADLVLKAQWPLFYHLVAELLGA; from the coding sequence GTGAGGGTGGCGCCGGACGGCGCGTCTCCCGCCCTCGTCCTGGTGATCGGCGCCCCCGCCACCGGGAAAACGACCCTGGCGACCCGGCTCTCCGGGGAACTCGGCTGGCCCCTGCTGTCGCGCGACCGCGTGAAGGAACCCCTGCGGGACGCCCGGCTGGAAGGGGAGAGGAACGCTGACCTCGTCCTGAAGGCCCAGTGGCCGCTCTTCTACCACCTCGTCGCCGAGCTGCTGGGGGCTTAG
- a CDS encoding FAD-binding oxidoreductase has translation MEVESGWLDRLRERLGEQVSVSLGDLNAHAHDEGTPYTFMPGAVVFAGSEADVLATLAVAREEQVSVTPWGAGTSLEGAALPMPGGLSLDLSGLDTVGEVDAVGLTVTVGPGVRRLALNRRLRPHGLFFPVDPGADASLGGMAATNASGTTTVRYGGMRENVAVLRVALMDGRVLTLGSEARKSSSGYALKQLFIGSEGTLGVITSLTLRLHPLPPATASVQLAFPDVASAVLASVTARGLGVTPERLEFVDAATVRAVNRHRSRHDPEAPTLWAEVAGRDAADVGAGLAGLSEAAELHGGVVVGEAHTPEAQGDLWAARHGVFDALRAAWPGHATRIGDVCVPLSALAGTAALVLRLLDEQDLTAPLVGHIGDGNLHLLMHAPPGDTEAWSRIDHVLHELAAHAIAVGGTCTGEHGVGLRKRAYLRAEHGDALDVMRDLKALFDPHGLLNPGKVVGDPGWLPGDGRLS, from the coding sequence ATGGAAGTGGAGAGCGGGTGGCTGGACCGCCTTCGTGAACGGCTGGGCGAGCAGGTCAGCGTGTCCCTGGGCGACCTGAACGCGCACGCGCACGACGAGGGCACGCCGTACACCTTCATGCCCGGGGCAGTCGTCTTCGCCGGGTCGGAGGCGGACGTGCTGGCGACGTTGGCCGTCGCGCGGGAGGAGCAGGTGTCCGTCACGCCCTGGGGCGCGGGGACCAGCCTGGAAGGAGCGGCGCTTCCCATGCCGGGGGGCCTCTCACTCGACCTGAGTGGCCTGGACACGGTCGGCGAGGTGGACGCGGTGGGCCTCACCGTCACGGTCGGGCCGGGGGTGCGGCGCCTGGCCCTCAACCGCCGCCTTCGCCCGCACGGCCTTTTCTTCCCGGTGGACCCCGGGGCGGATGCCAGTCTGGGCGGGATGGCCGCCACGAACGCGAGCGGCACGACCACCGTGCGCTACGGCGGGATGCGGGAGAACGTCGCGGTGTTGCGCGTGGCCCTGATGGACGGCCGCGTCCTCACCCTGGGGAGCGAGGCCCGCAAGAGCAGCAGCGGGTACGCGCTCAAACAACTCTTCATCGGGTCGGAGGGCACCCTGGGCGTGATCACCTCGCTCACCCTGCGGCTGCACCCCCTGCCGCCCGCCACGGCCAGCGTGCAGCTCGCCTTCCCGGACGTGGCCTCTGCCGTTCTGGCGAGCGTGACTGCGCGGGGGCTGGGCGTCACGCCCGAGCGGCTGGAGTTCGTGGACGCGGCAACCGTGCGGGCGGTGAACCGGCACCGGAGCCGCCATGACCCCGAGGCGCCGACCCTCTGGGCCGAGGTCGCGGGGCGCGATGCGGCAGATGTGGGCGCGGGCCTGGCGGGGCTAAGCGAGGCGGCGGAACTCCACGGCGGCGTGGTCGTGGGCGAGGCCCACACGCCCGAGGCGCAGGGGGACCTGTGGGCCGCCCGTCACGGGGTCTTCGACGCCCTTCGCGCGGCCTGGCCCGGTCACGCCACCCGCATTGGGGACGTGTGCGTGCCGCTCTCGGCCCTGGCGGGCACGGCGGCCCTCGTGCTGCGGCTGCTGGACGAACAGGACCTGACCGCCCCGCTCGTCGGCCATATCGGGGACGGGAACCTGCACCTGCTGATGCACGCCCCACCCGGGGATACGGAGGCCTGGTCCCGTATCGACCACGTGTTGCACGAGCTCGCCGCGCACGCCATCGCCGTGGGGGGCACCTGCACGGGCGAACACGGCGTCGGTCTCCGCAAGCGCGCGTACCTGCGAGCCGAACATGGGGACGCGCTGGACGTGATGCGGGACCTCAAGGCCCTCTTCGACCCGCACGGCCTCCTCAACCCCGGCAAGGTGGTCGGCGATCCCGGCTGGCTTCCAGGGGACGGGAGGCTGTCGTGA
- a CDS encoding glycoside hydrolase family 2 protein has protein sequence MSEPTSQMTLSGTPLHPRPQLTRERWDDLCGVWAFAHDDGDRGLEERWFEREDVFDQSITVPFPPESQASGLRATGYHPVVWYRRTVEVSPQDRTGRVLLHFGAVDYRAQVWVNGRLVAEHEGGHTPFTADLTPVLVEGETQVIVVRAEDDPHDLAQPRGKQDWEEVPHAIWYHRTTGIWQPVWLEIVPRTFIQTLRWTPDVDRGRLGLVLRLNKASGQALRVRVRLSIRGTRLADDTYALEGQEIRREVELDPVRYRAGRKDLLWGPRRPNLIDARITLLDDDDNVLDEVGSYAALRSVGVRDGRFQLNGSPYYLRLVLAQNYWPESHLAAPSEEALRREVELVKSLGFNGVRIHQKVEDPRFLYWCDRLGLLVWGEMANAYVFTPETQRRLTREWLEVLERDYNHPCIVTWVPVNESWGVPDLEGDPAQRAFVRGLYELTKALDPTRPAIGNDGWEVVEGDILGVHDYALDGETLRERYGSPEALEHTLKTVQPSRRNFYLAGHHRKGEPVMLTEFGGLSHAPGEAERWWGYGTLPDTDALLARYEDLLSAVLDSPVIAGFCYTQLTDTEQETNGLLREDRTPKLDPERVRKVTSRVSRAVQHDVLQEIHALADERRLAQLRAQDQEEAVAED, from the coding sequence ATGAGTGAACCCACTTCCCAGATGACCCTCTCCGGCACCCCTCTGCACCCCCGCCCGCAACTCACCCGCGAGCGCTGGGACGACCTGTGCGGCGTGTGGGCCTTCGCCCACGACGACGGGGACCGCGGCCTGGAGGAACGCTGGTTCGAGCGCGAGGACGTGTTCGACCAGAGCATCACCGTGCCGTTTCCGCCCGAAAGCCAGGCGAGTGGTCTGCGCGCGACCGGCTATCACCCCGTCGTGTGGTACCGCCGCACGGTGGAGGTTTCCCCCCAGGACCGCACCGGGCGCGTTCTGCTGCATTTTGGCGCCGTGGACTACCGCGCCCAGGTGTGGGTGAATGGCCGCCTCGTCGCCGAGCACGAGGGGGGCCATACGCCCTTCACGGCCGATCTCACCCCTGTCCTGGTGGAGGGCGAGACGCAGGTGATCGTGGTGCGCGCCGAGGACGACCCTCACGACCTCGCCCAGCCGCGCGGCAAGCAGGACTGGGAGGAGGTGCCGCACGCGATCTGGTACCACCGCACGACCGGCATCTGGCAGCCCGTGTGGCTGGAGATCGTGCCGCGCACCTTCATCCAGACCCTGCGCTGGACGCCGGACGTGGACCGGGGACGGCTGGGCCTGGTGCTGCGCCTGAACAAAGCGTCCGGGCAGGCCCTGCGCGTCCGCGTGCGGCTCAGCATTCGCGGCACGCGACTTGCGGACGACACCTACGCCCTGGAGGGTCAGGAGATCCGCCGCGAGGTCGAACTCGACCCGGTGCGCTACCGCGCGGGGCGCAAGGACCTGCTGTGGGGGCCGAGACGCCCCAACCTGATCGACGCCCGCATCACCCTCCTCGACGACGACGACAACGTGCTCGACGAGGTGGGGAGTTATGCGGCCCTGCGAAGCGTCGGGGTGCGCGACGGGCGGTTCCAGCTCAACGGCTCGCCCTACTACCTGCGCCTGGTGCTTGCGCAGAACTACTGGCCCGAGTCGCACCTCGCCGCCCCTTCGGAGGAGGCCCTGCGGCGGGAGGTCGAACTCGTCAAGTCGCTGGGCTTCAACGGGGTGCGGATTCACCAGAAGGTCGAGGACCCGCGCTTCCTGTACTGGTGCGACCGGCTCGGCCTGCTGGTGTGGGGCGAGATGGCGAACGCCTACGTCTTTACCCCCGAGACGCAGCGGCGCCTGACGCGCGAGTGGCTGGAGGTGCTGGAGCGTGACTACAACCACCCCTGCATCGTGACCTGGGTGCCCGTCAACGAGAGCTGGGGCGTGCCCGACCTGGAGGGGGACCCGGCGCAGCGGGCCTTCGTGCGCGGCCTCTACGAGCTGACCAAAGCCCTGGATCCCACCCGCCCGGCCATCGGCAACGACGGGTGGGAGGTCGTCGAGGGGGACATCCTCGGCGTCCACGACTATGCCCTGGACGGCGAGACCCTGCGCGAGCGCTACGGCTCCCCCGAGGCGCTGGAGCACACCCTGAAGACCGTGCAGCCCTCGCGCCGCAACTTTTACCTGGCCGGGCACCACCGCAAGGGCGAACCCGTGATGCTGACCGAATTCGGCGGGCTCAGCCACGCCCCCGGTGAGGCGGAGCGCTGGTGGGGCTACGGCACCCTGCCCGACACCGACGCGCTGCTGGCCCGCTATGAGGACCTGCTCTCCGCCGTGCTCGACAGCCCCGTGATCGCGGGCTTCTGCTACACCCAGCTCACCGACACCGAGCAGGAGACGAACGGCCTGCTGCGCGAGGACCGCACCCCCAAGCTCGACCCGGAGCGGGTGCGCAAGGTCACCTCCCGCGTGTCCCGGGCCGTGCAGCACGACGTCCTTCAGGAAATCCACGCCCTCGCCGACGAGCGCCGCCTCGCCCAGCTCAGGGCCCAGGATCAGGAAGAGGCTGTTGCGGAGGATTGA
- a CDS encoding ArsR/SmtB family transcription factor, protein MPISGTRTLTIDSEAALPVLLALAHDTRLLILSLLSHNVMNVSELTNTLGLPYATVFFHLKKLESAGLLHVEYTPGTRGAQKLVSKRYDELLFKLPGVKVEAGEDMVEVSMPVGAYRQVDARPNCGLMSDTRIIGRVDDPRSFFEPDHVFAQVLWFRCGFVDYAFPNNLPFGSHATELELSVELCSEAPQYNLDWPSDITLWVNDVEVGTWTSPGDFGGERGRLTPAWWSDDQSMYGLLKHWRVTPEGSFIDSERLSDVTLADLRLEDNNHIAVRLGVKENAWQVGGLNLFGRHCGNHPQDLVMRTRYAFGANEKPYRLR, encoded by the coding sequence ATGCCTATTTCCGGCACACGCACCCTGACCATCGACAGCGAGGCGGCTCTGCCCGTCCTGCTCGCGCTCGCCCACGACACGCGGCTGCTGATCCTGAGCCTGCTCTCGCACAACGTGATGAACGTCTCCGAACTCACGAACACCCTGGGCCTGCCCTACGCGACGGTGTTTTTCCACCTCAAGAAGCTGGAGAGCGCCGGGCTGCTCCATGTGGAGTACACCCCCGGCACGCGCGGCGCGCAGAAGCTGGTGTCCAAGCGCTACGACGAGCTGCTTTTCAAGCTGCCCGGCGTCAAGGTCGAGGCGGGCGAGGACATGGTGGAGGTCAGCATGCCGGTCGGCGCGTACCGGCAGGTGGACGCCCGGCCCAACTGCGGCCTGATGTCCGACACCCGCATCATCGGCCGGGTGGACGATCCCCGCTCCTTTTTCGAGCCCGACCACGTGTTCGCGCAGGTACTGTGGTTTCGCTGCGGCTTCGTGGACTACGCCTTTCCCAACAACCTTCCCTTTGGTTCCCACGCGACCGAGCTCGAACTCTCGGTGGAGCTGTGTTCGGAGGCCCCGCAGTACAACCTCGACTGGCCTTCGGACATCACCCTGTGGGTCAACGACGTCGAGGTGGGCACCTGGACCTCGCCGGGCGACTTCGGGGGCGAGCGGGGCCGCCTCACGCCCGCGTGGTGGTCGGACGACCAGAGCATGTACGGGCTGCTCAAGCACTGGCGGGTGACGCCGGAGGGCTCCTTTATCGACAGCGAGCGCCTGTCGGACGTGACCCTGGCCGACCTGCGGCTGGAGGACAACAATCACATCGCGGTGCGGCTGGGCGTGAAGGAGAATGCCTGGCAGGTCGGCGGCCTCAACCTGTTCGGGCGCCACTGCGGCAACCACCCCCAGGACCTCGTGATGCGGACGCGCTACGCCTTTGGCGCCAACGAGAAACCGTACCGCCTGCGCTGA
- a CDS encoding carbohydrate ABC transporter permease encodes MTGHGNRTWAAVATGSTLLLGALWAFPLLWAVLTALKTEEQAVAQPVQWLPTTPTFTAFRDVLTLGDLPRWFLNSALTSLVITLATVVLAALAAYAFSQLQFRGKNILFWVFLAGIMVPFEALLIPLFRLMNDLGSVNTYAGIILPQIVSPVAVYVFKGFFDQVPKEIREAAVVDGASEWRILWNVFVPLSGTVLWAIGIVTFIAAWNNFLWPFIITTSPEMMTIPLGLTQVQDAYGLRFARTMATAVLGGLPVVLAYLIFQRRVTEGFLTVTGVKG; translated from the coding sequence ATGACCGGGCACGGCAACCGCACGTGGGCCGCCGTCGCCACCGGCTCCACCCTGCTGCTCGGCGCGCTGTGGGCGTTCCCGCTGCTGTGGGCCGTCCTCACCGCGCTCAAGACCGAGGAGCAGGCCGTCGCCCAGCCCGTTCAATGGCTCCCCACCACGCCCACCTTCACCGCCTTCCGGGACGTGCTCACCCTCGGGGACCTGCCGCGCTGGTTTCTCAACTCCGCGCTGACCTCGCTGGTGATCACCCTCGCCACGGTGGTGCTCGCCGCGCTCGCGGCGTACGCCTTCTCGCAGCTCCAGTTCCGGGGCAAGAACATCCTCTTCTGGGTGTTCCTGGCGGGCATCATGGTGCCCTTCGAGGCGCTGCTCATCCCCCTGTTCCGCCTGATGAACGACCTGGGCAGCGTGAACACCTACGCGGGCATCATCCTGCCGCAGATCGTCTCGCCGGTCGCGGTGTATGTGTTCAAGGGCTTTTTCGACCAGGTGCCGAAGGAAATCCGCGAGGCCGCCGTGGTGGACGGCGCGAGCGAGTGGCGCATCCTCTGGAACGTGTTCGTGCCCCTGAGCGGCACCGTGCTGTGGGCCATCGGCATCGTGACCTTTATCGCGGCGTGGAACAACTTCCTGTGGCCCTTCATCATCACGACCTCGCCGGAGATGATGACGATTCCCCTGGGCCTCACGCAGGTGCAGGACGCCTACGGCCTGCGCTTCGCCCGGACGATGGCGACCGCCGTGCTGGGCGGGTTGCCGGTCGTGCTCGCCTACCTGATCTTCCAGCGCCGCGTCACCGAGGGCTTCCTGACCGTGACGGGCGTGAAGGGTTGA
- a CDS encoding xylulokinase, with the protein MHLGLDLGTGSAKVALYGEGGERVREASASYAVRAPHPGWAESDPGEWWAALGRVTREVVGEDGGRVRALGLSGQMHGVVLSDAEGRPLRPAVLWADARAASVLDIYRALPQDLRLTLRNPITAGMAGPTLLWLREHEVEVYAGARWALQPKDWLRLRLTGEARAEPSDASGTLLYDLGRDGWNAPVADALGLRSDLLAPLTGSRSVAGTLTPAAAAHLGLPAGLPVAAGAADTAAALLGTALPENQIQLTVGTGAQLVVRSMALPQAREGLHVFRTAQDQGGYTLGAVQNAGLALEWARRTLRCDWEEFYTLARGAEPGSRGLLFLPYLTGDRTPHLDPHARGGWLGAGLEHDPSHLARAAFEGVALSIREALLLLPGTDRPTIRLAGGGSVHPWWRQLLADILGRPLDVLEVPGASVYGAALLAQSAVTGRPPEVGPPHTEAIIEPHADVDWSDVAGRFSAAYGALRGWFDRKQ; encoded by the coding sequence ATGCACCTGGGACTTGATCTGGGCACCGGGAGCGCCAAGGTCGCCCTGTACGGGGAGGGGGGCGAGCGCGTCCGCGAGGCAAGCGCGTCCTACGCGGTCAGGGCCCCCCACCCCGGCTGGGCCGAGAGCGACCCCGGGGAGTGGTGGGCAGCCCTCGGCCGCGTCACCCGAGAGGTGGTCGGGGAGGACGGCGGGCGGGTCCGCGCCCTGGGCCTTTCCGGCCAGATGCACGGAGTGGTGCTGTCTGACGCGGAGGGAAGGCCCCTGCGCCCGGCGGTGCTGTGGGCGGACGCGCGGGCCGCGTCGGTTCTGGACATCTACCGCGCGCTGCCGCAGGACTTGCGCCTCACGCTGCGCAATCCGATTACGGCGGGCATGGCTGGTCCCACCCTGCTGTGGCTGCGCGAGCACGAGGTGGAGGTGTACGCCGGGGCACGCTGGGCGCTGCAACCCAAGGACTGGCTGCGCCTGCGCCTCACGGGGGAAGCGCGGGCCGAGCCCTCCGACGCCTCGGGGACCCTGTTGTACGACCTGGGACGGGACGGGTGGAACGCTCCTGTCGCGGACGCACTTGGTCTGCGTTCCGATCTTCTCGCCCCGCTCACCGGGTCGCGGTCGGTCGCGGGGACGCTCACACCCGCGGCGGCGGCGCACCTGGGCCTCCCCGCCGGGCTGCCCGTCGCGGCGGGGGCGGCGGATACAGCAGCGGCACTTCTGGGCACGGCACTCCCAGAAAACCAGATACAGCTCACGGTGGGGACGGGGGCGCAGCTCGTGGTGCGAAGTATGGCCCTGCCGCAGGCCCGGGAAGGACTTCACGTCTTCCGCACGGCCCAGGACCAGGGCGGCTACACCCTGGGTGCCGTCCAGAACGCCGGACTCGCCCTGGAGTGGGCCAGGCGGACCCTGCGCTGCGACTGGGAGGAGTTCTACACGCTCGCGCGGGGGGCGGAACCCGGTTCACGCGGCCTGCTCTTCCTGCCCTACCTGACGGGTGACCGCACCCCCCACCTTGACCCGCATGCCCGGGGAGGATGGCTGGGCGCGGGGCTGGAGCACGATCCCTCTCACCTCGCCCGCGCCGCCTTCGAGGGGGTGGCGCTCTCCATCCGGGAGGCGCTGCTGCTGCTGCCAGGGACTGACCGGCCCACCATCCGGCTCGCGGGGGGCGGTTCGGTTCATCCCTGGTGGCGACAACTGCTCGCCGACATCCTGGGGCGCCCGCTGGATGTCCTGGAGGTGCCGGGAGCCTCGGTGTACGGGGCGGCGCTGCTGGCGCAATCGGCGGTGACCGGGCGGCCTCCCGAAGTGGGCCCTCCCCATACCGAGGCGATCATCGAGCCCCACGCGGATGTGGATTGGTCGGACGTGGCGGGGCGCTTCTCGGCGGCCTACGGGGCTCTCCGGGGGTGGTTTGACCGCAAGCAATGA
- a CDS encoding ABC transporter substrate-binding protein, with translation MTRITRLLTLGALLGGAALAQQPTKITFWNFLGGGDGARMKTLIDGYNASQKKYQIQQTVLQWGVPFYTKVRTSTSVGQAPDLISFHLSRISGWAPANLLRPITTQELSSAGLKQADFFPRLWNAATYQGKLYAVPLDTHPLVLYYNKDVARKAGLLDASGNLKPMNSVDQFTAALKAVKDKTGLAGLDMENHSTAYMPWRLWLTMVEQQGGSIVTNNKISAGEAGKKALSIMADWMKNGYMPKNSDYPSSVAQFTTGKTAFMINGVWEVPTMVDGRKTGKLPFDYGVAPLPKFFGNQDTWGDSHGFAIPNNARKPIPADRLAGVMDFIAYVQKNSLTWAQGGHIPAYLPVVNSAKYTALKPNSGYAKTSAANVTYDPPGWYSGAAGPLEAVSIKYFPAAMAGQLSVDKAMSLFESEANRLMAGRPKP, from the coding sequence ATGACCCGGATCACCCGACTTCTGACCCTCGGCGCCCTGCTCGGCGGCGCAGCCCTCGCCCAGCAGCCCACCAAGATCACCTTCTGGAACTTCCTGGGCGGCGGCGACGGCGCACGCATGAAGACGCTGATCGACGGCTACAACGCCAGCCAGAAGAAGTACCAGATTCAGCAGACGGTCCTCCAGTGGGGCGTGCCCTTCTACACCAAGGTCCGTACCTCCACCTCGGTCGGGCAGGCGCCGGACCTGATCTCCTTCCACCTCTCGCGCATCAGCGGCTGGGCGCCCGCGAACCTGCTGCGGCCCATCACCACCCAGGAACTGAGCAGCGCCGGGCTGAAGCAGGCCGACTTCTTCCCGCGCCTCTGGAACGCTGCGACCTACCAGGGCAAGCTGTACGCGGTGCCGCTCGACACCCACCCCCTGGTGCTGTACTACAACAAGGACGTCGCCCGCAAGGCGGGGCTGCTCGACGCCAGCGGCAACCTCAAGCCCATGAACTCCGTCGATCAGTTCACCGCCGCCCTCAAGGCCGTCAAGGACAAGACGGGCCTGGCGGGCCTGGACATGGAGAACCACTCGACCGCCTACATGCCCTGGCGGCTGTGGCTCACGATGGTCGAGCAGCAGGGCGGCAGCATCGTGACGAACAACAAGATCAGCGCGGGTGAGGCGGGCAAGAAGGCGCTGAGCATCATGGCCGATTGGATGAAGAACGGGTACATGCCCAAGAACTCCGACTATCCCAGCTCGGTCGCGCAGTTCACCACGGGCAAGACGGCCTTCATGATCAACGGCGTGTGGGAAGTGCCCACGATGGTCGACGGCCGCAAGACCGGGAAGTTGCCCTTCGACTACGGGGTGGCGCCCCTCCCCAAGTTCTTCGGCAACCAGGACACCTGGGGGGACTCGCACGGCTTCGCCATCCCCAACAACGCCCGCAAGCCCATTCCCGCGGACCGCCTTGCGGGCGTGATGGACTTCATCGCCTACGTGCAGAAGAACTCCCTGACCTGGGCGCAGGGCGGCCACATCCCGGCGTACCTCCCAGTGGTGAACTCGGCCAAGTACACGGCCCTCAAACCCAACTCGGGCTACGCCAAGACCTCGGCCGCCAACGTCACCTATGACCCGCCCGGCTGGTACAGCGGCGCGGCGGGCCCGCTGGAGGCCGTGTCCATCAAGTACTTCCCGGCGGCGATGGCGGGGCAACTCAGTGTGGACAAGGCCATGAGCCTGTTCGAGAGCGAGGCCAACAGGCTGATGGCCGGTCGGCCCAAGCCCTGA